The Pantoea trifolii nucleotide sequence TTTCCTGTTTTAGGGTGTTCAGCAGCGCCAGAATTTGCGCCTGAATGGTGACGTCGAGCGCGGTAGTGGGTTCGTCGGCAATCAGCAGTTTTGGCTGGTTGATCAGCGCCATCGCGATCATCACGCGCTGGCGCATGCCGCCGGAGAGCTGATGCGGATAGGCTTTGAGCCGCAGTTCTGGTGCCGGGATTTGCACTTTTTGCAGAATCGCCAGCGCCGCGTCCATTGCCTGGCGCTTATTCACTTTGCGATGGCGCATCACCGCTTCACTCAGCTGATCGCCAAGCGTGAAGGCCGGATTAAGTGAGGTCATCGGCTCCTGAAAAATCATCGCCAGTTGGTTGCCGCGCAGGCTGGCGTATTCGCTGCTGCTGAGCTGGCGCAGATCGCGGCCATCAAACAGCATGTCGCCCTGCAAGATGCGCGCGCTGTCAGGCTGCAAACCCATCAACGTCAGTGAGGTGATGCTTTTGCCGCAGCCCGATTCACCGACCAGCGCCAGCGTTTCTCCCGCCTCTAGCTGCAGAGAAATATCATCCAGCACCGTGACGGGCGAGCCGTGAAACTGCACGCGCAGATTGCGCAGCGATAAAACGGGATGTGCGGTCATGGCATATCCTCCTGGCGGGAATAGAGCGTTTCCATCAGCGCCTGTTGCAGCGCAAGCAGATGTTCACGCATCGCCGCTGCCGCTTCATGAGGCTGGCGCTGGGCGATGTGCATCACCAGCCGCTGATGATGGTTGTCATAGTTATCCAGGCGCGCCGGGGTGCGCGCCTGCACTCGCAAATGCTGCCAGCCGGGATCGCGGCGCACGGCATCAACGGCGTCGAACAGCCCGAGCATCAGACGATTGCCTGCCGCTTCGGCGATGGCGCGATGAAAGGCGCTGTCCCACAGTTCATGTTGATCGCCATCTTCTGGCGGCGTGATGGCGTGCATGCGCTCCAGCAGGCGTTTCATCAAGGCAATTTGCTCTTTGGTGGCGCGCAGGGCGGCAAGACTTGCCAGCCCCGGCTCCAGCTGCAAACGCGCTTCCATCACTTCAAGCAGATTCGATTGCTGCGGCAGATCCTGTAACACCAGCGGCTGCACCGGCGCGGAGGGCCCAACAAAGGTGCCTTTGCCCTGTTTACGCCAGATGCGGCCCTCTTCTTCCAGCACATCCAATGCCCGGCGAATTTCACGACGACCCACGCCAAAGCGCTCCGCTAACTCACGTTCGGTG carries:
- a CDS encoding ABC transporter ATP-binding protein, with translation MTAHPVLSLRNLRVQFHGSPVTVLDDISLQLEAGETLALVGESGCGKSITSLTLMGLQPDSARILQGDMLFDGRDLRQLSSSEYASLRGNQLAMIFQEPMTSLNPAFTLGDQLSEAVMRHRKVNKRQAMDAALAILQKVQIPAPELRLKAYPHQLSGGMRQRVMIAMALINQPKLLIADEPTTALDVTIQAQILALLNTLKQETGTAVLMITHDLGVVAEVAQRVAVMYAGQVVESGSVERIFNDPQHPYTIGLMGSIPSLSAREGALATIPGQVPLPENMPAGCRFATRCPFAETRCHQHRPALRALANDHQVACFRAPLEQYVTLGESA
- a CDS encoding FadR/GntR family transcriptional regulator, producing the protein MNDTPETSRNSSTALEQLRQLIQQQEHTPDRALPTERELAERFGVGRREIRRALDVLEEEGRIWRKQGKGTFVGPSAPVQPLVLQDLPQQSNLLEVMEARLQLEPGLASLAALRATKEQIALMKRLLERMHAITPPEDGDQHELWDSAFHRAIAEAAGNRLMLGLFDAVDAVRRDPGWQHLRVQARTPARLDNYDNHHQRLVMHIAQRQPHEAAAAMREHLLALQQALMETLYSRQEDMP